A window of Drosophila sulfurigaster albostrigata strain 15112-1811.04 chromosome X, ASM2355843v2, whole genome shotgun sequence genomic DNA:
TTGTCTGGTCTTAAACCAAACTTAAGGGagttatatatttacatatgttatttatgtatggtcagcaaatattaaatattagtgcatttcaattaccattttgaaatattgccCTAGATAGTATGAAGGATTAGAACTCGTTTTTCACAGCCATTgctttttgtctttgtttttctAATGCGGGGAAGTCAAAAAATTATGTTCGTTGCCAGAGATTACATCAGCTGCATTACCATTTGAATTTGAAGAAGTGTGCAGCCTGGTCGACATAATTGTTTTGGAAAAAAGtgcataaaattgtttttgttataccCGGTACTCATAGGGAAAAGggttattataactttgtgccagcaGGAGGAAGTGAATTTAAAAGGCATCTACGgctatatagagtatatacaCTAACCAGAATAAGTCTGCGTACACACTTAATGCAAAACTTTGATGATAAGATAGatattttcttgaaatttttaaattaacgaagcatatacatattttgaaaaattatgaccagattttatttatttcaattgtaaaCTTAaccatatttaattaaaattgaaaaacaataaaatcacAAGTTTTTGGGCAAGAAGAGTGTGCGtacaaacttaaattaaattaaattattaaaattagtgCAGTGTTTCAACCGTTTTGGCATAGACTGAACTTCGGTGAAAGCAGATGCATTTTGCTCCACTCATCCAAATCACCTCCTTCGACGTTATTGTACGAAGGCGAATCCTATAAATGCTTAATCGGGCTTAGATCCGGCGACTGCGACGGTGAGTGCAGCTCATGTTTTGTATTATAAAGCAACCACTGCTTCACACTATACGCAGTGTGCTTGGGATCATTATCCTGTCGGAATCAAAAATCATCTGCCAGACTCAATTTTGCTGCGCTTAAGAATGTCCATATAAGCCTTGTGGTCCATTGTGGTATCAATAAAGATCAGGTTGCCAACTCCACATGCCACCATCAGTCTCATACTATTACACCCACACCACCGCGGTAGATTCAAACAAGTAAGCTTcagtcgagagtgctcgactgtgagatacccgctacccataaaataaaatgaataaaagcaaaatattgcggttttattctcaaaatataccgaaataatataccacaaaacactaaaaatatgtcaaatggtatatttgctGTATAGATATGGTACTACATTCTAGATATACTACagactgcaaaatataccagattgtcagccaaaacaactatGACCTCGTTTTTCCccataaaaagtatttctttaataacttcgacaatttttatctgatcgtaacTAAAGAAATCACAAAgacttttgttattattacatataccaaaattcgctcTACTACGACTCTTACTTTAAAATTTCGCTTGTTAATcgagttttgtcaatttgtgggGGCTGAAGAGGGCGttgtaaaaatttgaaataaacttgatctgcgtgcaaaaatGAATGCTgttgattacaaaatatagctttatctcttatagtctctgagatctaggtgttcataagGACAGATggacaaacggacagacagacattgctagatcgtcttggctgatgacgctgatcaagactatatatactttatagggtcggagatgccttcttctacctgttagatacatttcctgccggcacaaagttataatccCTTTTTGGCctgtgggtagcgggtataaacttAGAGGCAAAAATGCACACTTATGGGATGCACTTcccaaaatgaaatattaattataacaaatatgaattacaatataaaattataaataaatagatttgcaaaaacacaaacacgcaGGAAGAACACAATGCAACTACACAGGAAAGAGTCAACTTGGATGAcgtcaatataccatatgtacatatgtatgtatttaataataaacacatatgttatttgcatatttccgTATCTAACTTAAAAACACTTACCACCCGAAAAGTAAGACGAACACAAtgacatacatataaaaaacttTCTGGAACACAATTATAACTTTAACTAAATATAAGAAAGATGctcacaaaatacacacaatgGATTAAAGTCgccaaaattaattttacaaaataaacgTTTACAGGAAAGTCAATTATTAacatattgattaaataaattcctttagctttaaaattaattttaaataattaatgttgGAGCACCAACAGCCAACGTTTGTTCTCTTTCAAGTGCGATTAGCAGATGGGAAACAGtttattaaagcaaattaaataaacatgtGTTCATGAGTTTGATGCTATTTTTAGAATATCCCGTTAGATTTTTAGAAAAACCAGGTTTATCATTGATAAACTTATACATTTAGGAGACAATGtgtctttattttgtttcaattcgatgttatatatttttatcatttttggcCTCTGTCGGATCCACTGAGCACCGAACTTAACTGTTGGCGAAGAGTTTTGAACATCAAAGTGCCACATTTTCGTTCTTTTATGCCGAATTTGCTCAGATCACTAAGATTACTTTGTCCATTTTTTTGAAATTCCACACGCTTTGTTTTATTGACGGCTGATATGAAGGATTGTTTTGCGCAACTCAGGCATGAAGATtctcatatttcaaaattttacgGACTGTCTCATCATctaattccttttttttagttatgtTGTATGTCTTGGGTAATTTTCGCTACCCTGAGATTACGCTCCACCTCCTTCAAAACATTCCGCTTTTCACAATCGGTCAGCTTCGGCCGCCTACCAGAACGTAGCATTGACTTAACTGTGCcggttttattaaaaaatgtgatTACTTTTTGAATCCACGAATGCGTTTTGTAAACAAGTTCGTCATTTAAAATGACGATATGGACAtcacaaaatgtaaatgcttCGGCCTCATTCCtcctgcttttgctgttggaAAAATGTAGGAAAACTATGAATATTTGGAGATTTCGATTTCCTTTCATGATGCGCCATGcagcaataaattataatcgAAATGCATTCATCGCACTTTCTGCTCAGAATTCACAAAATTGCAAAGTCATTTCAGTCGTAAACATTCGTCGCCAAGAAAAACAAGGAATAAAAAGTGAAGTCGTTGGTCGCAcagttgccaaacttcacttCAACttcgaaaaacaaaatccGCCAAATGCTATGAATTTCTATTCGCTGCAATAAAAGAGTTGTCTGAGCAACGACTTGTCAGTATTCTATGGTTAATGATAGAAGCAAACGATCGATTTGCAATCCTTTGAGTTCATTGAAAGCGATGTAAAGTTCATGATGAATCGGTTCGGTTGTAAAATACGTTTCAAGAGAAGATTCCAAGTGAAATTGGCGATGTATATTAAAACACAATATCACCAAATAATCGTTTTATTTCACTTTCTcgtatatgtttgtgtgtgtgtatatgtatatgaaatggATAGAAATCATTAGGATTCTTGATTTgtaattcgtttttttttgatttgtttaatgttaaatttgtaatGTTTTAGTATCGAGTGctgaaattgtgaaattctaggaaataaaataaatatatgtatgtagtatgaataataaatatgtatacgagtagtttgatttcatttcgatGAATAAAtagctacatatgtatataaatagtttagtttattGGCTGTTTTCTCATATCATCTCTTTAATCTCCTTTTTATCCTCTTCACTAAGCCAGCTATGCCTGTACTCCTCCTCTCTTTCtatttcgctctctctctctctccgtttCTCCCTCACTGTGTCTCTCTAGTGATCGCTGCACTCGGGGGAAGTCAATAAAATGTTGCTCGATTCTTCGCCAAGAAATTTGTATCGTCTGCGCTGTTCTAACTGTGTTACctttgtctctctcgctcgctctatctctctctgtttggTTGTGCCTCTAGTTCTTCTCTCTTCTAgctgctctctctttctctctctctctctccatttTTGCTCTTTCTCACTGTTTCCTCAAGGATCATATTACAATATGCTTTCTTTGATTAACTttagaatttgtttttgtttttagcatttgctttgtttttctttgttgttgttgtgttgttgtttttgttgatttgttgttttgtttgttttattaacaaaaatttcaaaaaataatgttttatagacgttttgttgttgttgttgtagttttcttttttctttgttggATATTCGAtatgcatttgttgtttgttttgctatttaaCAATCGGCTTTTTAAAGATGTACGTAGTATGTCGAAGATGGCATACATCgagatatacaatatatataattcgctcgaaattataatatgttcatttttgcatcttttttgttgttgtttgctcttgttttctttttcttattcttttttgttttgtttgaagtTACCTTTACGAGtgtagtataataataaatctatgtttattaatattatcattattaaaatttatcaattattatatgatCTCTCTGCTCCACGGCACATGGGAGAGCTTTGAGTAGTGGGGGTGGATGGGGAGGGGTGTTAGTGGTGTTGGGTGGCGTTGCTTTACAAATCGGTCTCGCCATAGAGAGCTGTGCTGAACGACATATAGTCCAGGGCGCCGGGCACGCCATTGGGTCCCTTGTATGGTGGCATGCGCTGGATGCAGTATTCGGCCTGATCTGGTGGCAATTCACGGCGCAGCTCATCGGGCAATATGTATGGCTAGAGGGAAGCGAGAGAAAGGAAGGAGATGTAAGTAAagattcaaaatgaaattcatgtATTGTTCGCTCGTCGCTTACCTTGTCGGCGGCCAGGATTCGGAAGGAATCGATGACTTGCTCGGCAGTGTCGGTGTCGGTGCTCTCGCGGGTCATAAAGTCGAGGAAGGCATCAAAGTGCACGTAGCCGGTGTTGTTGGGATCGACGACAGCCAGGATGCGCTGGAAGTCCAGGTCACCCTGACGATCCTTGCCAATCGAATAGCCCAGCGAGACGAGGCACGATTTGAACTCCTCGGGCGTCAAGCGACCGGTGCGATTCTTATCGAAATGATTGAAACTGGAGCGGAACTCGTTCAGCTGCTCCTGGCTGATGCCCTTGGAGTCGCGTGTCAGTATTTGATTCTCCACCTCGTTGATGTTGCGATTGATCGAGGTGAGCAACTGCTCCCAGCCAACGCGCAGCGTTTCCATCGTGTAGTTCGTGTAGCGATTCTCAAAGATCATCGACTCTTGGACGGCCTGGTGGATCTTCTCGAGCTCCTCGATGTTTGGCTTGTAGGCATACACCGCCTGCTCGTACTCCTTCAGACGATGCAATTGATCCTCCAGCGAACCCTGCAGTCCCATACCGATGGCTGTGACCGCATCCATTTGACGCTCGATCCAGGGTCCAACGGTGTTGGCCTTCTCGGCGAACTGGCGACGCAGCATCTCGTTGTTCTGCTGCTTGCGCAGCTCGTTGGCCAGCGTTTGGTCGCGCTGTGGCACCAGTTGACGAACATCGCTCCACTTGCGTGTCATGTCGTGGGCGGTCAACGTGGTGTAGGGATTCTCGAGGCCACCGGGTATCTGGTGTTGCTTGACAATCGATTCGACCTCACGCACCAGGTTCACAATCAAATTGAACTCCTTGTCGGCTTCGCCGAGTGTCGCCTTGAATTGATCGTGCGCTTGGATCAGACCCTGAATCTCCTCCATGGTGTGCACAATGAACATATCGACCAGATCCTCGCGTGTGCCGTCCAACCAGTTGTTGAATGGCGCCGCCCTCTTCGCAAACTCCAAATGCAAGATATCAATCTTCTCCAGAATGCGTTCAGCCTCATCCAAGGCGGTGCGACGACGCTGGGTCAGGGCACCGAGGCGATCCCACTGATCGCAGATGCGCTGGCAACGTGCGTTAACCGAAACGCAATCGTGGTACTCCAGAGTGCTGTAGCAGAGAACGTGAGAAGAGAAGTTAGACGATATCTTTCTCCAAATGATCATTTAACGAATACGGATGATATCCCTAATGATATTGAAATGAGGTAAAGATCGATGAAGATCGGTTTCAAATTAAAACCATTAATTGATGTTCATGACAAGATGGATTAGAAGATCAAGGTTCTTCGGTCGATAAAAATGAACGTTGATTATGCGGGAAAAGAATTAAACTAACACTCAAAATGATCATCGAGACGAGAACTATTGTGAATAACAATGAGTAATGCAAATCTGCAGCTGATCGATGAAGAGCACATTGAACTGGTAAATTCCCCCCGTCGATTACAATGTGATGAGAACGTTTGCGAGATATCTATGATCGTTTAACCTAACCTCACACTTTGTGTAGTTCGCCCATGACGAATGGGAGCGTCCAAGGTAAGCATTGGATTAGTAATTTGACAAACAATTGAGCGACAGTTTGAGGAGAGATCATGGGGAGGAACTTGTGAAAGGGGAAGCAAACTTACTTGAGCTCCTGGGCAATGGCGGCAATTTGTTCGACGCGATCTTGGTGGGCGGCCAGATCAGACTCAAAGGCTTCGTGCTTCTTCTTGAGGGCCTTCAGCTCGTTCAGCTTGCATTGACGGAAGTCCTGGGACTGCAGCATCTCTTCTTTGCCGCGGGTCCAGTCCTCATGGGCATCGGCCTAGGacgtcagagagagagagagagagagagagagagatgatgAAAGCTGTTACGATTGCTCGTTATTAGAAAGCGTTGGGCGCTCACCTTATGCTTGAACTTCTGGGCCAAATGTTCGAGACGCTCCAGTCGCATGGTCTCGGCGAGCAGCCATTCCTCGAAGGCCTTCTCGGCGAGCTCGAGACCCTTCCATGAGTTGGAGATGTCAGACACTGTCTTGCCCTCGGTGGGCAAGTAGGCTGGACGGTTGGACAGACGCAGTTTCGTCTGCAGCGTGTTAAAGTTAGTTTCGAGTTTTGCTTTCTGCTCAACACGTGGTGGCTTGTGCTTGCGACGGTACGTGCGGTACTCTTCAAGCTTCTTCTGTACTCCGGCCAGCGAGTTGTCCGCCTGGCGGGAGTTGAGCC
This region includes:
- the LOC133848053 gene encoding alpha-actinin, sarcomeric isoform X3; translated protein: MMMENGLSMEYGDGYMEQEEEWEREGLLDPAWEKQQKKTFTAWCNSHLRKAGTAIDNIEEDFRNGLKLMLLLEVISGETLPKPDRGKMRFHKIANVNKALDFIASKGVHLVSIGAEEIVDGNLKMTLGMIWTIILRFAIQDISVEEMTAKEGLLLWCQRKTAPYKNVNVQNFHLSFKDGLAFCALIHRHRPDLIDYAKLSKDNPLENLNTAFDVAEKYLDIPRMLDPDDLQNTALPDERAVMTYVSSYYHCFSGAQKAETAANRICKVLKVNQENERLMEEYERLASDLLEWIRRTMPWLNSRQADNSLAGVQKKLEEYRTYRRKHKPPRVEQKAKLETNFNTLQTKLRLSNRPAYLPTEGKTVSDISNSWKGLELAEKAFEEWLLAETMRLERLEHLAQKFKHKADAHEDWTRGKEEMLQSQDFRQCKLNELKALKKKHEAFESDLAAHQDRVEQIAAIAQELNTLEYHDCVSVNARCQRICDQWDRLGALTQRRRTALDEAERILEKIDILHLEFAKRAAPFNNWLDGTREDLVDMFIVHTMEEIQGLIQAHDQFKATLGEADKEFNLIVNLVREVESIVKQHQIPGGLENPYTTLTAHDMTRKWSDVRQLVPQRDQTLANELRKQQNNEMLRRQFAEKANTVGPWIERQMDAVTAIGMGLQGSLEDQLHRLKEYEQAVYAYKPNIEELEKIHQAVQESMIFENRYTNYTMETLRVGWEQLLTSINRNINEVENQILTRDSKGISQEQLNEFRSSFNHFDKNRTGRLTPEEFKSCLVSLGYSIGKDRQGDLDFQRILAVVDPNNTGYVHFDAFLDFMTRESTDTDTAEQVIDSFRILAADKPYILPDELRRELPPDQAEYCIQRMPPYKGPNGVPGALDYMSFSTALYGETDL
- the LOC133848053 gene encoding alpha-actinin, sarcomeric isoform X1, which encodes MMMENGLSMEYGDGYMEQEEEWEREGLLDPAWEKQQKKTFTAWCNSHLRKAGTAIDNIEEDFRNGLKLMLLLEVISGETLPKPDRGKMRFHKIANVNKALDFIASKGVHLVSIGAEEIVDGNLKMTLGMIWTIILRFAIQDISVEEMTAKEGLLLWCQRKTAPYKNVNVQNFHLSFKDGLAFCALIHRHRPDLIDYAKLSKDNPLENLNTAFDVAEKYLDIPRMLDPDDLINTPKPDERAIMTYVSCYYHAFQGAQQVGNVTHVPEPTRQYTYVPNNYNAETAANRICKVLKVNQENERLMEEYERLASDLLEWIRRTMPWLNSRQADNSLAGVQKKLEEYRTYRRKHKPPRVEQKAKLETNFNTLQTKLRLSNRPAYLPTEGKTVSDISNSWKGLELAEKAFEEWLLAETMRLERLEHLAQKFKHKADAHEDWTRGKEEMLQSQDFRQCKLNELKALKKKHEAFESDLAAHQDRVEQIAAIAQELNTLEYHDCVSVNARCQRICDQWDRLGALTQRRRTALDEAERILEKIDILHLEFAKRAAPFNNWLDGTREDLVDMFIVHTMEEIQGLIQAHDQFKATLGEADKEFNLIVNLVREVESIVKQHQIPGGLENPYTTLTAHDMTRKWSDVRQLVPQRDQTLANELRKQQNNEMLRRQFAEKANTVGPWIERQMDAVTAIGMGLQGSLEDQLHRLKEYEQAVYAYKPNIEELEKIHQAVQESMIFENRYTNYTMETLRVGWEQLLTSINRNINEVENQILTRDSKGISQEQLNEFRSSFNHFDKNRTGRLTPEEFKSCLVSLGYSIGKDRQGDLDFQRILAVVDPNNTGYVHFDAFLDFMTRESTDTDTAEQVIDSFRILAADKPYILPDELRRELPPDQAEYCIQRMPPYKGPNGVPGALDYMSFSTALYGETDL
- the LOC133848053 gene encoding alpha-actinin, sarcomeric isoform X2, translated to MMMENGLSMEYGDGYMEQEEEWEREGLLDPAWEKQQKKTFTAWCNSHLRKAGTAIDNIEEDFRNGLKLMLLLEVISGETLPKPDRGKMRFHKIANVNKALDFIASKGVHLVSIGAEEIVDGNLKMTLGMIWTIILRFAIQDISVEEMTAKEGLLLWCQRKTAPYKNVNVQNFHLSFKDGLAFCALIHRHRPDLIDYAKLSKDNPLENLNTAFDVAEKYLDIPRMLDPDDLINTPKPDERAIMTYVSCYYHAFQGAQQAETAANRICKVLKVNQENERLMEEYERLASDLLEWIRRTMPWLNSRQADNSLAGVQKKLEEYRTYRRKHKPPRVEQKAKLETNFNTLQTKLRLSNRPAYLPTEGKTVSDISNSWKGLELAEKAFEEWLLAETMRLERLEHLAQKFKHKADAHEDWTRGKEEMLQSQDFRQCKLNELKALKKKHEAFESDLAAHQDRVEQIAAIAQELNTLEYHDCVSVNARCQRICDQWDRLGALTQRRRTALDEAERILEKIDILHLEFAKRAAPFNNWLDGTREDLVDMFIVHTMEEIQGLIQAHDQFKATLGEADKEFNLIVNLVREVESIVKQHQIPGGLENPYTTLTAHDMTRKWSDVRQLVPQRDQTLANELRKQQNNEMLRRQFAEKANTVGPWIERQMDAVTAIGMGLQGSLEDQLHRLKEYEQAVYAYKPNIEELEKIHQAVQESMIFENRYTNYTMETLRVGWEQLLTSINRNINEVENQILTRDSKGISQEQLNEFRSSFNHFDKNRTGRLTPEEFKSCLVSLGYSIGKDRQGDLDFQRILAVVDPNNTGYVHFDAFLDFMTRESTDTDTAEQVIDSFRILAADKPYILPDELRRELPPDQAEYCIQRMPPYKGPNGVPGALDYMSFSTALYGETDL